A window of Aerococcus urinae contains these coding sequences:
- the glgB gene encoding 1,4-alpha-glucan branching protein GlgB — MPNQELSLKNIEDNMYFFNKGKHYHAYRFLGAHKMGSSLEDGYRFTTWAPQAKSVAIEGDFNHWQSQPLEQVGETGAWTTVIKEASEWDLYKFVIEGKNGLIKEKQDPFAFASEVPPKTASVIQDPTSYSWNDKKWLQTRRQKNIYQSPINIYEVHQSSWRRHSDGKAYSFDDLREELIPYVKKMGYTHIEFMPLTEHPLEASWGYQVSGYYSIAGRYGHDFDPLKRFVDVAHQAGIGVIMDWVPGHFVINDDAMANFDGGPTFEYSDPRRAKNIRWGTLNFDLGKNQVQSFLISNAVYWLEEFHFDGLRVDAVSNMLYLDYDEGDWTPNIYGNNVNLEGVDFIRRLNKEIFLRDPSYLMIAEESTAWPGVTQSIDQGGLGFNFKWNMGWMNDTLKFFKLDPLARSYNYRLITFTFMYMFDENFILPFSHDEVVHGKESLLGKMPGDNRYRQFANLRLMEGYRMVYPGKKLAFMGNEIGQFLEWRFYEGLEWETLSREYNSEFQDYISTLNQLYLSKKALHHYDLSAKGIIFLEADNPDESIVAFIRKGEDLRDCVICIFNFTPVERHNYRLGVPLPGSYRILLNSEMKAFGGNWLYQKEIFQTENKAHQKQDYSIELVLPSLSLLLLVPDTIDEEALAKSQAKAAKGNSQQTSNQLSKFNS, encoded by the coding sequence TGGCAGTCGCAACCGCTAGAACAAGTCGGAGAAACTGGGGCTTGGACAACAGTTATTAAGGAAGCTTCTGAGTGGGATTTGTACAAATTTGTTATTGAAGGAAAAAATGGTTTAATTAAAGAAAAACAAGATCCTTTTGCCTTTGCTAGTGAAGTCCCACCTAAAACCGCTTCAGTTATTCAGGATCCCACGAGTTATAGCTGGAATGATAAAAAATGGCTCCAGACTAGGCGACAAAAAAATATTTACCAAAGTCCGATTAATATCTATGAAGTTCATCAGTCCTCTTGGCGACGTCATTCGGATGGTAAAGCCTATAGTTTCGACGATTTACGTGAGGAGTTAATTCCCTACGTTAAGAAAATGGGCTATACCCATATTGAATTTATGCCTCTGACCGAACATCCACTTGAAGCCTCATGGGGTTACCAAGTCAGTGGTTATTACTCAATTGCTGGCCGTTATGGGCATGACTTCGATCCGCTAAAACGTTTTGTGGATGTAGCACATCAAGCAGGAATTGGGGTCATCATGGATTGGGTGCCAGGTCATTTTGTGATTAATGATGATGCCATGGCTAACTTTGATGGCGGACCGACTTTTGAATATAGTGACCCCAGGCGGGCCAAGAACATTCGTTGGGGGACATTGAATTTTGACTTGGGCAAAAATCAAGTCCAAAGTTTTCTCATATCCAATGCCGTCTATTGGCTAGAAGAGTTTCATTTTGATGGCTTACGGGTGGACGCGGTTTCTAACATGCTTTATCTTGACTACGATGAAGGGGATTGGACACCTAATATTTATGGGAATAATGTCAATTTAGAAGGCGTCGATTTTATACGCCGCTTGAATAAAGAAATTTTTCTGCGTGACCCCTCTTATTTGATGATTGCTGAGGAAAGTACAGCTTGGCCAGGAGTCACCCAATCCATTGATCAAGGAGGGCTTGGCTTTAATTTTAAGTGGAATATGGGCTGGATGAACGATACTCTCAAATTCTTTAAGCTTGACCCACTCGCGCGTTCCTACAATTACCGCTTAATTACCTTCACCTTCATGTATATGTTTGATGAAAACTTTATCTTGCCTTTTTCCCACGATGAGGTCGTCCATGGAAAAGAATCCCTACTAGGGAAAATGCCAGGGGATAACCGCTATCGTCAGTTTGCAAATTTGCGGTTAATGGAAGGCTATCGGATGGTGTATCCTGGCAAAAAGTTAGCCTTTATGGGCAATGAAATTGGCCAATTTTTAGAATGGCGTTTCTATGAAGGCTTAGAATGGGAGACCTTGTCCAGGGAATATAATTCAGAATTTCAAGATTACATTTCCACATTAAATCAGTTATACTTAAGTAAGAAAGCGCTTCATCATTATGATTTATCAGCTAAAGGAATCATTTTTCTTGAGGCAGATAATCCTGATGAAAGCATTGTGGCTTTCATCCGCAAGGGGGAAGATTTAAGGGATTGTGTCATCTGTATATTTAATTTTACCCCGGTTGAACGTCACAACTATCGACTGGGTGTGCCTTTGCCAGGCAGTTACCGGATATTATTAAATAGTGAAATGAAAGCGTTTGGTGGTAACTGGCTCTATCAAAAAGAGATTTTCCAGACTGAAAACAAGGCACACCAAAAACAAGACTATTCAATTGAACTTGTTCTGCCGAGTCTATCGCTTTTACTACTAGTACCTGACACCATTGATGAAGAAGCCTTGGCCAAATCGCAAGCGAAAGCAGCTAAAGGCAATAGTCAGCAAACAAGTAATCAATTAAGTAAATTCAATTCCTAG
- a CDS encoding glucose-1-phosphate adenylyltransferase: MKSEMLAMILAGGKGTRLGKLTQDIAKPAVPFGGKYRIIDFPLSNCANSGITTVGVMTQYEPLVLNDHIGNGAPWGLDVSDGGAAVLQPYSSSEGEKWFKGTANAIYQNVAFVDSHQPKYVLILSGDHIYKMNYEAMLQEHIKNEADCTVGVIPVPMEEASRFGIMNTDEAGRIVEFEEKPAEPKNNLASMGIYIFNWELLRQYLVNDPEEMEDFGHDVIPAYLENQERLYAYSFHGYWKDVGTIDSLWEANMEFLEPNHPLNIREDTWPIFSKVAVAPPQFMSEESHVEDSMICDGTINRGSIKNSVISQNVTIGKGSLIENSVIMSGAKIGQNVEIKYAILGENAEVMDNTRFVGEVHDIQVAGYEEIIGGSEHGSK; the protein is encoded by the coding sequence ATGAAAAGTGAAATGTTAGCTATGATTTTAGCTGGTGGTAAAGGGACTCGTTTAGGGAAACTCACCCAAGATATCGCTAAACCTGCTGTCCCTTTTGGGGGAAAATACCGTATCATTGATTTTCCCTTAAGTAATTGTGCGAATTCAGGTATTACGACAGTAGGAGTGATGACTCAGTATGAACCACTTGTTTTAAATGACCATATTGGTAATGGAGCGCCTTGGGGCCTGGATGTTAGTGATGGCGGGGCAGCTGTTTTACAGCCTTACTCAAGTAGTGAAGGAGAAAAATGGTTTAAGGGAACAGCCAATGCGATTTATCAAAATGTAGCCTTCGTCGATTCACACCAACCTAAATATGTCCTCATCCTGTCTGGTGACCATATTTATAAAATGAATTATGAAGCCATGCTCCAAGAGCACATAAAGAACGAAGCTGATTGTACGGTAGGAGTCATCCCCGTTCCAATGGAAGAAGCTTCCCGTTTTGGCATTATGAATACGGATGAGGCCGGCCGTATTGTTGAATTTGAAGAGAAACCGGCTGAGCCTAAGAATAATTTAGCTTCCATGGGAATTTATATTTTTAATTGGGAATTATTACGCCAATATTTGGTAAATGACCCTGAGGAAATGGAAGACTTTGGCCATGATGTTATTCCTGCTTATCTTGAAAACCAAGAAAGACTTTACGCTTATTCCTTCCATGGTTACTGGAAGGATGTTGGGACCATCGACAGTCTTTGGGAAGCTAATATGGAATTCTTAGAGCCTAACCATCCGCTCAATATTCGAGAAGATACCTGGCCCATCTTTTCGAAAGTTGCGGTTGCTCCTCCACAATTCATGTCAGAAGAAAGTCATGTCGAAGATTCAATGATTTGTGATGGAACAATTAATCGTGGAAGCATTAAAAATTCAGTCATTTCGCAAAATGTCACAATTGGCAAGGGAAGTCTGATTGAAAATAGTGTGATTATGTCAGGAGCAAAAATTGGCCAGAATGTAGAAATTAAGTATGCGATTCTGGGTGAAAATGCTGAAGTGATGGATAATACACGCTTTGTTGGTGAAGTACATGATATTCAGGTGGCTGGATATGAAGAAATAATAGGGGGTAGTGAGCATGGTTCAAAATAA